The following nucleotide sequence is from Micromonospora sp. WMMD1120.
CGCTCGACCACCACGACATGGCGGATCTGCCGGACGAGCTGGCCGCCGAGCTGGGGTTGTTGAGCACCCGGATCGTCCGTCACGTGCAGGCGCTCCCGCACATCTCGCGGGCGCACGTCTACCGCTTCGGGGACGGCGCCGCCCACCTGCACGTCTGGTTCTTCGCCCGGCCCGCCGGGCAGGCCCAGTTGTTCGGGTCGTGGCTGGTCGCCTGGGACGACCTGCTGCCGGAGTATCCGGCGGACCTGGCCGACGCGGACGCCGCGCTGGTGGCGGACGCGTTGGTCGCGTCCCATGGCGGCCGTCGGGTGTCGGACCCGGCGGCTAGCCTGCCGGCATGACGAGCGCCGAGCTGGATGAGTTGGTCGTCGCGGACGCCGACGCGTTGCGGGACTGGTTGTCGGCCAACCACGCCACCTCGCCCGGCGTCTGGCTCGCCCTGACCAGGAAGGGCGGCACGGTCACCACGCTGACCTGGCAGCAGGCGGTCGACGAGGCCCTCTGCTTCGGCTGGATCGACGGGCAGGCCCGCAAGCGGGACGAGGAGTCCTCCTGGATCCGGTTCACCCCGCGCCGCCCGCGCAGCTCCTGGTCCCAACGCAACGTCGCGAACGTGGCGCGCCTGGAGGAGCAGGGCCGGATGCGGCCGTCGGGCCGTGCGGCGGTGGAGGCGGCGAAGGCGGACGGCCGGTGGGCGGCGGCCTACGCCCCGCCGTCCGAGGCGGAGGTGCCGGCCGACCTG
It contains:
- a CDS encoding YdeI/OmpD-associated family protein, with protein sequence MTSAELDELVVADADALRDWLSANHATSPGVWLALTRKGGTVTTLTWQQAVDEALCFGWIDGQARKRDEESSWIRFTPRRPRSSWSQRNVANVARLEEQGRMRPSGRAAVEAAKADGRWAAAYAPPSEAEVPADLLAAIAAEPAAQAMLDVLTKANRFALIHRLNAVKRAETRERKIREFVAMLARHETFYPQKARPVASGEAIGTD